Proteins from one Cryptomeria japonica chromosome 4, Sugi_1.0, whole genome shotgun sequence genomic window:
- the LOC131076227 gene encoding uncharacterized protein LOC131076227, translating into MEHSLFTPLSSKIGHKLICNKNEKPPKSKTIVLDLENTLVYSSSTLIPHYDYTISVRGHQEHSTPSTITFYVQKRPALDFLMAELVRNKYEIIIFTSATKEYADAILDKLQVHNHKAPHIDIRLYRDSCLSNKDGYVKDITGLGKDLKNIMIVDDNAASYKLQPENAFPVKPFCGDLNDRELCRVIDFSMIAAASSDVRETIRIYLAMSGSNNLEYEFLRGRQRELQTIVPEKKIIVLELMDTLVKRSKEVMQCGHDFTVPVRINGELCMTYIQKRPGLDNLLAELEQNYEIVLYTRYTREQADPVLDKLDIGFYLNRRLYRDNCQGSGLCKDIGVLNKDLNLDANVKNVVFVDCDASAFQHHPYNGFLLNPFQDDNPLDIELCKLKGFCKWAYLYDDVREAIVNFNRNGARRRVSYFR; encoded by the coding sequence ATGGAGCACTCATTATTCACACCACTTAGCTCTAAAATTGGGCACAAACTGATCTGCAACAAGAACGAGAAACCACCCAAATCCAAAACAATAGTGTTAGATCTGGAGAACACGCTGGTATATTCAAGCTCCACTCTGATTCCCCACTATGACTACACAATCTCTGTTCGAGGCCATCAAGAACACTCAACCCCAAGTACCATCACATTCTACGTACAGAAAAGACCAGCATTGGACTTTCTAATGGCAGAACTGGTAAGAAATAAGTACGAGATAATAATCTTCACCTCAGCCACCAAAGAATACGCAGACGCCATTCTGGACAAGCTACAAGTACATAATCACAAAGCTCCCCACATAGACATCCGTCTCTACAGAGACTCCTGTCTTTCAAACAAAGATGGGTACGTGAAAGACATTACAGGGCTCGGAAAAGACCTAAAAAACATCATGATTGTGGACGATAATGCAGCGAGCTATAAACTCCAGCCAGAAAACGCCTTTCCAGTGAAGCCCTTTTGTGGGGATCTGAATGACCGAGAACTTTGCCGCGTAATAGACTTTTCCATGATTGCGGCAGCGTCTTCTGATGTGAGAGAGACGATAAGAATATATTTGGCCATGAGTGGTAGTAATAATTTGGAGTACGAGTTTTTGCGTGGACGGCAACGTGAATTGCAGACAATAGTGCCGGAAAAGAAGATAATAGTTTTGGAGTTAATGGATACTTTGGTGAAGAGAAGCAAGGAAGTTATGCAATGTGGGCATGATTTCACTGTTCCAGTTCGTATAAATGGTGAGCTTTGCATGACTTATATTCAGAAGAGGCCTGGTCTGGATAATCTTTTGGCTGAGCTGGAGCAAAACTATGAGATTGTTCTTTATACTCGTTATACTCGTGAACAGGCTGATCCTGTTCTTGATAAGCTTGACATTGGTTTTTACCTCAACCGGCGGCTCTACAGGGACAATTGCCAAGGTTCTGGACTGTGTAAGGATATTGGGGTTCTGAATAAGGATTTGAACTTGGATGCCAATGTGAAGAATGTTGTGTTTGTGGACTGTGATGCTTCTGCATTCCAACACCACCCTTATAATGGGTTCCTGCTCAATCCCTTCCAGGATGATAATCCTTTGGATATTGAGCTTTGTAAGCTTAAGGGGTTCTGTAAATGGGCTTATTTGTATGACGATGTGAGGGAAGCCATTGTCAACTTTAATAGGAATGGAGCCAGGAGGCGCGTGTCCTACTTCCGTTAG